From Ischnura elegans chromosome 13 unlocalized genomic scaffold, ioIscEleg1.1 SUPER_13_unloc_1, whole genome shotgun sequence, a single genomic window includes:
- the LOC124172052 gene encoding oocyte zinc finger protein XlCOF6-like: MTEIYIPVQDCQLPRANIVFNERGEEEELLNEDSYPVFNSPNAVGISSDAVDPLEVDDEPLFTEDKKLMGNSEMTNDTMTEAIGLSTPDQVLVETTPTSYLLAERNVWNDLNDDCIGSSASVTHIQSKTVASPCWDGTSVMDKDLKEGIAHHADKVLSNSIPDDGHSYMKHIPASRNSGNGVTMNVFGGRGDAPNITDSLRLIRVGETRRSGVEAVRGDNEAISNRFFKSPRNGKNSNENLNYCSHCRYGFNTNDDLIKHMEIHSGTSNLDPNDELCMGKDESFTVPASREESNNSCESSTSETLTGLKRKIRGPMQKVNTPVLEICGGIGERKTAERVGSSDGDGKPYTKNMSPESTTSCARNLRNDVLEGAKGGPFNCSICNKSFTLRSSLSNHMRSHKERKRYLCTICSKSFASKSRITKHLRTHMEEKPFSCSDCMKSFSLKGTLMTHLRTHTGEKPYSCNYCAKAFARKAKLILHSRVHTGKRPFTCEICSKSFASKSHITQHMRTHTEEKPFSCSDCMKSFSIKGNLMKHLRTHTGEKPFSCNYCAKNFTRKDKLVQHSRVHTGEKPFSCNYCSKTFTGKDNLIQHLRVHIGKRPFTCEICSKSFTSKSNITQHMRTHTEEKPFSCSDCTKSFSLKGNLMKHLRTHTGEKPFSCNYCAKNFTRKEKLILHSRVHTGEKPFSCNYCAKTFTRKDKLIQHSRVHTGEKHFS, from the exons atgactgaaatatacattcctgtgcaaGACTGCCAATTACCCAGAGCCAATAttgtg TTTAAtgagagaggggaggaggaagagctCCTCAATGAGGACAGTTATCCTGTATTTAACTCACCAAATGCAGTTGGCATCTCAAGTGATGCTGTAGACCCCCTGGAAGTTGATGACGAG CCTTTGTTTACAGAGGACAAAAAACTGATGGGTAATTCTGAAATGACCAATGACACTATGACTGAGGCTATAG ggctgTCAACTCCTGACCAAGTGCTGGTAGAAACAACACCAACTTCATACCTGCTGGCAGAAAGAAATGTATGGAATGACCTTAACGATGACTGTATTGGTTCATCAGCCTCTGTGACACACATTCAATCAAAGACTGTGGCATCCCCATGTTGGGATGGAACGAGTGTGATGGACAAAGATTTGAAAGAAGGCATTGCCCATCATGCTGACAAGGTACTGTCtaactcaattcctgatgatggacaCAGTTATATGAAACACATTCCAGCATCTAGAAACAGTGGAAATGGAGTCACAATGAATGTTTTTGGGGGTAGAGGTGACGCACCAAATATCACTGATAGCCTTAGGTTAATCAGAGTAGGTGAAACCAGAAGAAGTGGAGTTGAGGCGGTCAGGGGAGACAATGAAGCGATAAGTAATCGCTTCTTTAAAAGTcctagaaatggtaaaaattcaaacgaaAACTTAAATTATTGCTCCCACTGCAGATATGGATTCAACACCAATGATGATCTGATCaaacacatggaaattcattctgGTACCAGCAATTTGGATCCTAATGATGAATTATGTATGGGAAAAGATGAGTCTTTCACAGTCCCCGCATCaagagaagaaagtaataattcttGTGAGTCGTCCACCTCGGAGACATTGACAGGATTGAAAAGGAAAATACGAGGGCCGATGCAAAAAGTAAATACGCCTGTTTTAGAAATCTGTGGTGGAATTGGAGAGAGGAAAACTGCGGAACGAGTGGGAAGTTCTGATGGGGATGGGAAACCATACACGAAGAATATGTCCCCAGAGTCCACCACCTCTTGCGCGAGAAACCTCAGAAATGATGTACTAGAAGGCGCAAAAGGAGGGCCTTTCAATTGCAGCATCTGCAACAAGTCGTTCACGCTGAGAAGCAGTCTTAGCAatcacatgcgttcgcacaaagaaagaaaacgttATCTGTGTACGATCTGCAGCAAGTCTTTCGCTTCGAAGTCTCGCATAACTAAACACTTGCGCACACATATggaagagaagcctttttcatgtagtgaTTGCATGAAGTCTTTTTCTCTTAAAGGAACCCTCATGACGCATTTGCGCACCCACACGGGGGAGAAGCCCTATTCGTGCAATTATTGTGCGAAGGCTTTCGCTAGAAAGGCGAAACTCATCctacactcgcgtgtacacacaggcaAGAGACCGTTTACATGCGAGATTTGCAGCAAGTCTTTTGCCTCGAAGTCTCACATTACTCAACACATGCGCACGCACACggaagagaagcctttttcatgtagtgaTTGCATGAAGTCTTTCTCTATTAAAGGCAACCTCATGAAACATTTGCGCacccacacaggggagaagcccttttcgtgcaattattgtgCAAAGAATTTCACTAGAAAGGACAAACTCgtccaacactcgcgtgtacacacaggggagaagcctttttcatgtaattattgcTCAAAGACTTTCACTGGAAAGGACAATCTCATCCAACACTTGCGTGTACACATAGGCAAGAGACCGTTTACATGCGAGATTTGCAGCAAGTCTTTTACCTCTAAGTCTAACATTACTCAACACATGCGCACGCACACGGAAGAGAAACCATTTTCATGCAGTGATTGCAcaaagtctttctctcttaaaGGCAACCTCATGAAACATTTGCGCacccacacaggggagaagcccttttcgtgcaattattgtgCAAAGAATTTCACTAGAAAGGAGAAACTCATCCTACACTCacgtgtacacacaggagagaagcccttttcgtgcaattattgcgcaaagactttcactagaaaggacaaactcatccaacactcgcgtgtacacacaggagagaagcatttttcgtga
- the LOC124172053 gene encoding uncharacterized protein LOC124172053, with amino-acid sequence MEQLLKPERFDTDPSHVGAESKWKHWKRTFANFLGQVNKVSEDGKLQLLCNYVSANVFRYISDSENYSDAIKILDSLYITKRNEIFARHCLASRTQQTGESVDEYLQVLKQMSKDCEFQAVTADKYKDEYIRDSFIRGLKSSRIRERLLENTNVTLEKAHDQARSLELAELHSASYLNTADSTPVAAADHREDSPEDTTTTSAALVRSEKCFFCGNKRHPRDSCPAKDIICRGCGKKGHYQKVCKSRFKHSSTNSTASTSFLASAVTAPLCLQKSMTKVLINGVELNALIDTGSSLSFLNERFVERCGIVVKPYSGKITMANSSLSSDVTGCGTLTLKIQTYTYANIKVLIMKNLCADFLIGHDLLKSHSSVEIEFHGEQTPLKICSLATARVPAASLFANLTPDCKPVITKSRRHTESDKIFIAAEVEKLLKEGVIEPSNSPWRAQVFVVKGENHKPRMVVDYSQTINKFTMLDAYPLPRIEELVRNVSQYKIFSTIDLKSAYHQVPILESDKPYTAFEAAGKLYQFRRISFGVTNGVPAFQRNIDRIIKEEKLKGTFPYLDDVTVCGHDQQEHDQNLERFLGAVEKYNLTLNQDKCKYSTKSVKILGYLIEDRVIKPDPDRLAPLMNLPVPNDMPALQRTLGMFAHYCRWIPKFSEKIRPFLVKGPFPLSEEAVTTFNSLKKDVAEASLSAIEENTPFRVETDASEFAIGATLSQAERPIAFFSRTLNAAEQRHSSVEKEAYAIVESLRNWRHYLIGRHFEVITDQRSVAFMFDQYHSSKIKNEKIMRWRLELANYKFDIIYRPGNQNTTADTMSRITASTYLEGRMNLKELHDALCHPGVTRMHHWVRAKNLPYTLEEIKGVINSCTCCNELKPRFCRNEGQLIKATSPFERLSLDFKGPLPSSSKNRFLLTIVDKYSRFPFAFPCTDISASTVVRVLTMVFSLFGTPAYIHSDRGASFMSHELKSFLTSLGVATSRTTAYSPQGNGQVERYNGIIWKTVLLTLKSKGLKTEQWEEVLQSALHSIRSLLCTSTNATPHERMFTHPRRSFNGRSLPTWLTKPGQVLMKNHLRHSKYDPIVQEVELIEANPDYAYVKLPNGQESSVSIRHLAPRGDFPVKLDGPPLSPSIDSGELTSQNSSCDEETGQDKGIPNSSKSVSEQPKSPSPQKGSPRGRQRRLPAYLNDYIRY; translated from the coding sequence ATGGAACAGCTTTTAAAGCCAGAAAGATTTGATACTGACCCTTCACATGTGGGTGCTGAATCGAAGTGGAAACACTGGAAAAGAACATTTGCTAATTTCCTGGGCCAAGTGAACAAGGTTTCAGAAGATGGTAAACTGCAATTACTCTGCAATTATGTATCTGCTAACGTCTTTCGGTATATTAGTGACTCAGAAAACTACTCAGATGCCATCAAAATACTAGATTCATTATATATcacaaaacgaaatgaaatatttgcaagacACTGCCTAGCATCTAGAACTCAGCAGACGGGTGAATCAGTCGATGAATATCTCCAGGTATTAAAACAAATGAGCAAAGATTGTGAATTTCAAGCAGTAACAGCTGATAAATATAAAGATGAGTACATAAGGGATTCTTTCATACGAGGCCTCAAGAGCTCTCGTATTCGAGAAAGATTACTGGAAAACACCAACGTCACATTAGAGAAGGCCCATGACCAGGCTAGGTCACTTGAGCTGGCTGAGCTACATTCAGCGTCTTATCTGAATACAGCAGATTCAACTCCTGTTGCTGCTGCTGACCATAGAGAAGATAGCCCTGAAGATACTACAACAACATCAGCTGCTTTGGTACGatctgaaaaatgtttcttttgtggtAACAAACGGCACCCAAGGGACTCTTGCCCAGCAAAGGATATTATCTGTAGAGGTTGCGGAAAAAAAGGACATTACCAAAAAGTATGTAAATCAAGATTTAAACATTCATCTACAAATTCAACAGCTTCTACGTCGTTTTTGGCTTCTGCAGTAACAGCACCTCTATGCCTTCAAAAATCCATGACTAAGGTATTGATCAATGGAGTGGAACTAAATGCACTTATCGATACTGGAAGTTCTCTTAGTTTCTTGAATGAACGTTTTGTGGAGAGATGCGGAATAGTCGTTAAGCCTTACTCCGGTAAGATAACCATGGCTAATTCTTCTTTGAGTTCTGATGTTACTGGATGTGGTACGCTGACCTTGAAGATTCAGACCTATACATATGCAAATATTAAGgtgttaatcatgaaaaatctgTGTGCTGACTTCCTGATTGGGCACGATCTTCTGAAGAGTCACTCATCTGTAGAAATAGAATTCCATGGAGAACAAACACCTCTTAAAATCTGCTCACTAGCTACTGCTCGAGTTCCAGCAGCATCACTATTTGCCAATCTCACACCAGACTGCAAACCCGTCATAACTAAGTCAAGACGTCACACAGAATCCGACAAAATATTCATCGCTGctgaagtggaaaaattgctcaaAGAAGGTGTAATAGAACCTAGTAACTCACCATGGCGTGCTCAAGTTTTTGTAGTTAAGGGAGAAAATCATAAACCTAGGATGGTAGTTGACTACTCACaaactattaataaatttacaatgctTGATGCCTACCCTCTCCCAAGAATAGAGGAGTTGGTACGGAATGTATCACAATACAAGATATTCAGCACCATTGACCTCAAGAGTGCCTATCACCAAGTACCTATTCTAGAATCAGATAAGCCATATACTGCTTTTGAAGCTGCTGGAAAACTTTACCAGTTCCGCAGAATTTCTTTCGGGGTAACTAACGGTGTCCCAGCTTTCCAGAGAAACATTGACAGAATTATCAAGGAAGAAAAGCTCAAAGGTACTTTTCCTTATCTAGATGATGTAACAGTTTGCGGCCATGACCAACAGGAACATGACCaaaatttggaaagatttttagGTGCAGTAGAAAAGTATAATCTGACATTAAACcaagataaatgtaaatattcaactaaatctgtgaaaatattaggatatCTGATCGAAGATAGAGTTATAAAGCCTGATCCGGATAGGCTTGCACCTTTGATGAACCTACCTGTCCCAAATGACATGCCAGCCCTTCAGAGAACCTTAGGTATGTTTGCTCACTATTGCCGATGGATTCCcaaattttcagagaagattCGCCCTTTTCTGGTAAAAGGACCATTCCCGCTGTCTGAAGAAGCTGTGACAACATTCAATTCACTCAAGAAAGATGTAGCAGAGGCATCACTCTCtgcaatagaagaaaatacaccTTTTCGAGTAGAAACTGACGCTTCAGAGTTTGCCATTGGGGCCACCCTGAGTCAAGCCGAACGTCCCATTGCCTTTTTCTCTAGGACACTTAATGCAGCTGAGCAAAGACATTCCTCTGTTGAGAAGGAAGCTTATGCTATTGTGGAATCACTGAGGAACTGGAGACACTACCTTATCGGAAGACATTTTGAAGTCATCACTGACCAGAGGTCTGTTGCCTTCATGTTTGATCAGTATCactcaagtaaaataaagaatgagaaaattatgagatggcGACTTGAATTAGCTAATTACAAATTCGATATCATTTACCGACCAGGCAACCAAAACACAACTGCAGACACAATGTCGAGGATTACAGCAAGTACCTacttagagggaagaatgaaccTCAAAGAACTACATGATGCTTTATGTCATCCGGGTGTAACAAGAATGCACCACTGGGTTAGAGCTAAAAACCTGCCCTACACACTAGAAGAAATTAAAGGAGTGATTAATTCTTGCACCTGCTGCAATGAATTAAAACCTCGATTCTGTAGAAATGAAGGGCAGCTTATAAAGGCAACTTCTCCATTTGAGAGATTAAGCTTAGACTTCAAAGGACCCTTACCTAGCTCATCCAAGAACCGTTTTCTACTGACTATTGTTGATAAATATTCAAGGTTCCCTTTTGCATTTCCTTGTACAGATATTTCGGCATCTACTGTTGTGAGAGTATTGACTATGGTGTTTTCGCTCTTTGGTACACCAGCTTATATACATTCCGACAGAGGAGCTTCGTTCATGTCACATGAACTGAAATCATTTCTCACCTCCTTAGGCGTTGCTACAAGTAGAACTACTGCCTACAGCCCCCAAGGAAATGGTCAGGTCGAAAGATACAATGGAATAATATGGAAGACTGTACTTTTGACCTTAAAGTCAAAAGGGTTAAAGACAGAACAATGGGAAGAAGTGCTTCAGTCAGCACTTCACTCTATTAGATCACTGTTGTGCACCTCAACAAATGCTACCCCACATGAACGTATGTTCACTCATCCCAGAAGATCTTTCAATGGTCGCTCCTTGCCTACATGGTTAACTAAACCAGgtcaagttttaatgaaaaaccatttgcGGCACAGCAAGTATGACCCGATTGTTCAGGAAGTCGAATTAATAGAGGCAAATCCAGACTATGCATATGTAAAGCTTCCCAATGGGCAAGAATCAAGTGTTTCCATTAGACATTTGGCTCCAAGAGGGGACTTCCCAGTCAAGCTTGACGGACCTCCCTTGAGCCCATCTATTGACTCCGGAGAACTGACATCACAAAACTCCTCATGCGATGAAGAGACAGGGCAAGATAAGGGCATACCTAATTCGAGTAAGAGTGTCTCTGAACAACCCAAGAGTCCATCTCCACAGAAAGGTTCTCCACGTGGACGGCAGCGAAGGCTACCAGCCTATCTAAATGACTACATCAGATACTAA